The following are from one region of the Candidatus Zixiibacteriota bacterium genome:
- a CDS encoding peptidylprolyl isomerase: MKTALVLALTILIAPMAFAGDKDSVEANPAAYADSQVVLQTALGDIVLDLYPDVAPQHVLSLTKLVNMGFYDSLIFHRVIKETLIQGGCPKGDGTGEGPWKVPAELSDLQHVDGTLGMARKIALNSATSQFYICLRPMPFLDGKYTVFGHVADSSSLAVAHKIGMMETTGKVKPPAKPDFPLDPAYIERAYVRGKPAAK; encoded by the coding sequence ATGAAAACAGCATTGGTACTGGCCCTGACGATACTCATCGCTCCCATGGCATTCGCCGGCGATAAGGATAGCGTGGAGGCTAATCCCGCAGCTTACGCAGATTCACAGGTTGTGCTCCAAACGGCGCTCGGCGATATCGTCCTCGATCTATACCCTGATGTCGCACCACAGCATGTTCTCAGCCTTACAAAACTTGTCAATATGGGATTCTACGATTCGCTGATATTCCACCGAGTGATAAAGGAGACTTTGATACAGGGTGGTTGCCCCAAGGGGGATGGCACGGGCGAAGGACCGTGGAAAGTGCCTGCTGAACTGTCTGATCTGCAGCATGTTGATGGCACACTCGGAATGGCGCGAAAAATCGCACTCAACAGTGCAACGAGCCAGTTCTATATCTGTCTACGGCCGATGCCATTTCTCGATGGCAAGTATACTGTTTTCGGGCATGTCGCTGACTCATCATCACTAGCTGTAGCACACAAGATTGGCATGATGGAGACGACCGGCAAAGTGAAGCCTCCTGCGAAGCCTGATTTTCCGCTCGATCCAGCCTATATAGAAAGAGCTTATGTCAGGGGCAAACCTGCTGCAAAATAA
- a CDS encoding HEAT repeat domain-containing protein, producing the protein MTYTVDELRSMQLSGNFKGLLLALTAPDAFVRAEAMSRLTRFQNEAVLEAAIRFLESDNDFNVRSQACVVLRNFPHREESVDALREALRDTHRLVRSKASFALAQLRARDALDDVLAMSAEGLEPDIADTVNTSIEILSTPDKSETLLKLAGDADVEGIGKLFDCMLKPDHEEIEAGLTSKGKNRMLSVFREWESDGRLTALDADPDKYRTARKVYAEKLIDAF; encoded by the coding sequence ATGACATACACAGTTGATGAACTCAGGAGCATGCAGCTCTCCGGAAATTTCAAAGGACTGTTGCTTGCACTAACTGCGCCGGATGCATTCGTACGCGCAGAAGCAATGTCACGTCTGACAAGATTTCAGAATGAAGCGGTTCTCGAAGCTGCGATACGATTTCTTGAATCAGACAACGATTTCAACGTGCGCAGTCAGGCATGCGTTGTGTTGAGAAATTTCCCGCATCGTGAGGAATCCGTCGACGCATTGCGGGAAGCCCTAAGAGACACGCACAGACTGGTTCGCAGCAAAGCGTCATTTGCTTTGGCGCAGTTGCGCGCGCGAGATGCGCTCGATGATGTGCTCGCAATGAGCGCAGAAGGTCTCGAACCCGATATCGCCGATACAGTGAATACGTCTATTGAGATCCTCTCGACTCCCGACAAGAGCGAGACACTTCTGAAGCTTGCCGGCGATGCAGATGTTGAGGGCATAGGCAAGCTGTTCGACTGCATGCTGAAGCCGGATCACGAAGAGATCGAGGCGGGACTGACATCCAAGGGCAAGAATCGCATGCTCAGTGTATTCAGAGAGTGGGAGTCCGACGGTCGTCTCACAGCTCTCGACGCCGATCCCGACAAGTATCGCACGGCGCGCAAAGTGTACGCAGAGAAGCTGATTGACGCGTTTTGA